The DNA window ATCGAAACGCTGGCCGAAGAGTGGGAGGACATGAAGCGCGAAAACGAAGCCAAAGCCGAAGAGCTGAAACCGCAAGTTTGGGCGCTGAAATCCTGGGATCAAATCGCGCGCTTGGATTCGCCCGAAACCACGCTATTTATTTTGACGTTGGAACGTGCCAACGCCGACAAAAGTGACGCGAGATTCAAATTCCTGCGCGCGCTGGAAAAAACGATTGCCGATTTGGAGCTGAAGTTCGGCTCGTGGCAAGTCCCGTGGGGAGACATCAACCGCTTGCAGCGTGTCCACACCAGCGGCAACGAACCGTTCGATGACAAAAAGCCGAGCTTGCTTGTTGTTGGTGGTCCCAGCTTTGCGGGGATGGCTTTTACATTCACCACGGGAACCGAAACAGGGCAGCAGCGGCGTTATGGCACGGCAGGGAATACATTTGTTGCTGTGGTTGAATTTGGTAAGGAGCCTCGCCAGTTCAAAGCCCAATCCATTTTGGTTTTCGGGCAAAGCGCCGATCCGAAATCCAAACATTTCCTCGACCAAGCCGGGCTGTATGCCGCTGGCAAATTCAAACCGGTTCGATTCACGTTAAACGATATCAAACGCAACCTGGAAAAATCCTACCATCCGGGCGAATAGTGAACTAAACTGCTTACTCACTTGAAGTTGGTGCCTCAGATCATCCTACCCTAAAGGAGTTTTCCTCGTGCCTGATTTTGAAAAAATTCTGAACGCGTTACTCGCCGCTCTGAAATTGGTTTTTGGCGAAATGCCAAACCCTGCCCAGAATGAAAACAAAGTTGTTCAGTCTTCGCTTTACTTAAAAACCATTCCTCTCTTTGTTGCATACCTGTCTGGCGATGAGGTCTAATACGCGGCATCTCGAACCACAAATTTCGATAACCCAAACTTTTAGGAGGCAAGAGTATGCTCAAGAAATTCTTCGGGTTGAGCTTGCTGCTGGCTGCGCTGAGCGTTTCAGCGATGGCCCAGCAAGCGGCGCAACCCGCGCAACCGCCTGCGATCAAAACGCACTTGAAGGTCGGCGATACCGCGCCCGATTTCACATTGCCGGGCACGGATGGCAAGACCTACAAGTTGAGCGAATTCAAAGGCAAGAAAACTGTCGTGCTGGCCATTTTTGTGCTGGCGTTTACCGGTGGCTGAACGCGCGAAATGAAGGCATATCAGGCTGATATTGCCAAATTCGCCGACGCAGACACTCAGATTTTCGGGCTCAGCGTGGACAGCGTTCCCGCTCTCAAACATTGGTCAGAGGAGCTGGCTCCTGAAACCAAAGGGTTGTCGTTTCCCATCCTCAGCGATTTCGTCAAACGATCCGTCGTCAAACAATACGGCGTTTTCAACGAAAACACTGGATTTGGCATGCGTGCCACTTTTGTCATTGATAAGGACGGAATCATCCGTCACATCGAAGAAGGCGGTTCGGCCATCAATCCGGCTGCGGCGTTTGAAACCTGCAATATGTTAAAGAAGAAGTAGCTGGGGTGAATTCGAGGGAGCGTGAGCGAACTGACAGAAGCACGTCGCTACATCTGCGATGCTTTGGGTTCTCTGGCGCTCCCTAAATCTTCTCGGAGCTTATGATGATGATTACTACAGGCTCACTCATTACGCGGTATCGCGTTCTGAACAAAATCGGTGTAGGCGGAATGGGCGAGGTTTATCTTGCCGAAGACACTACGCTCGGTCGAAAAGTCGCCATCAAAATTTTGCCGGAACGTTTCACGCAGGATTCTGATCGGGTGAAACGTTTTGAACACGAAGCGAAATCGGCTTCCGGCCTGAACCATCCGAACATCATCACGATTTACGAATTTGGCAAACTCGAAGGTTTGCATTTCATCGCCACCGAATTCATCGAAGGCGACACATTGCGCCAGTTAGTGAATGACGATCGGTTGTCGCTGGTGGATGCACTTGACGTTGTCATTCAAGCGGCCGGCGCATTGCAAGCGGCGCATAGCGTAGGCATCGCGCATCGTGACATCAAGCCGGAAAACATCATGGTGCGCCCGGATGGATATGTGAAGATTCTGGACTTCGGGTTGGCGAAATTGACGGAACAAACTTCGACCGGAGATTTGGCTGTTGATGAGGATGCCGTGACCAAATCCTTGCTGGAAACGCAGCCCGGTTTGGTGATTGGCACGGTGGCGTATATGTCGCCGGAACAGGCTCGCGGGCAACGCGTGGATGGCCGGACGGATATTTTCAGCCTGGGAATTGTGTTGTACGAATTGATCTGCAAACGACGTCCATTCACGGGAGCAACGACCAGCGACATGATTGCATCGTTGCTGGTAGCCGAACCACCAAAGCTGTCGGCACATTTGCCAAACGTGCCGCACGAATTGGAGCGCATTGTCAGCCGCATGTT is part of the Acidobacteriota bacterium genome and encodes:
- a CDS encoding redoxin family protein, translating into MAQQAAQPAQPPAIKTHLKVGDTAPDFTLPGTDGKTYKLSEFKGKKTVVLAIFVLAFTGG
- a CDS encoding redoxin domain-containing protein, encoding MKAYQADIAKFADADTQIFGLSVDSVPALKHWSEELAPETKGLSFPILSDFVKRSVVKQYGVFNENTGFGMRATFVIDKDGIIRHIEEGGSAINPAAAFETCNMLKKK